A DNA window from Eremothecium cymbalariae DBVPG#7215 chromosome 3, complete sequence contains the following coding sequences:
- a CDS encoding uncharacterized protein (similar to Ashbya gossypii ADL206W) — MKLSSRLLNYRGFNMSSEVRRRHAEEPIAVSVEHLPRCVAEKSDKTTFKSKGHTLKGPIKATRHVVHSKVDLYTFLVTSFALLFISTGYSYRPDFYRKFLSLQYEHSSNPGHYDIGTDDIYIVFTAVIVLCWIRSFLLEFMLKPFAYYKCNIKSYKSQQRYGEQGWSVIYYSLSWSVGFYLYFTSPYFLDCDYIYLNWPHDQMTGIFKLYYLVQISSWLQQIVVINVEDRRKDHWQMFAHHIITVALTTGSYYYYFTRIGHVILIIMDIVDIFLSTAKILKYCGFSVLCDYVFVVFLILWFVFRHVVYNYIFYHTWAKARDLMGKAGLCGVDLYQKRCWTPFIIDVFLVLLGGLQIITLIWLFLIIKVLIKVIKGTGAQDVRSDEDD, encoded by the coding sequence ATGAAACTATCTAGCAGGTTATTAAATTATCGTGGCTTCAATATGTCGAGTGAGGTAAGGCGGAGACATGCAGAGGAGCCTATTGCAGTATCTGTTGAACATCTTCCTAGATGTGTAGCTGAAAAGAGCGACAAAACAACTTTTAAGAGTAAAGGACATACTTTGAAGGGGCCGATTAAAGCTACAAGACATGTAGTTCATTCTAAGGTTGATTTGTATACGTTTTTGGTTACATCGTTTgctcttctttttatttcgACCGGGTATAGTTATAGACCTGATTTTTATAGGAAGTTTTTGAGCTTGCAATATGAGCATAGTTCTAATCCAGGTCACTACGATATTGGTACAGACGATATTTATATTGTGTTCACAGCTGTTATAGTGCTATGTTGGATTAgatcttttcttttggagTTCATGTTGAAGCCGTTTGCGTATTATAAGTGTAATATCAAGTCGTATAAATCCCAGCAGAGGTATGGAGAACAAGGTTGGTCTGTGATATATTACTCTCTTTCGTGGAGTGTTGGGTTCTATCTATACTTTACTTCGCCATATTTCCTTGATTGtgattatatttatttaaacTGGCCGCATGATCAAATGACTGGTATTTTTAAGCTGTATTATTTGGTTCAGATCTCATCATGGTTGCAACAGATTGTTGTTATAAATGTTGAAGACAGGCGTAAAGACCACTGGCAGATGTTTGCGCACCATATAATAACTGTTGCTCTGACCACGGGATcttactattattacttcACCAGAATTGGTCATGTGATTTTGATAATTATGGATATcgttgatatatttttatccACTgcaaaaattttgaagtatTGTGGGTTTTCAGTGCTATGTGACTATGTCTTTGTTGTGTTCCTGATACTGTGGTTCGTTTTCAGACATGTAGTTtacaattatatattttatcacACTTGGGCAAAGGCAAGAGATCTCATGGGTAAGGCTGGTCTTTGCGGCGTCGATCTGTACCAAAAACGATGCTGGACGccttttattattgatgtGTTTTTAGTGTTATTAGGCGGCCTGCAGATAATCACTCttatttggttgtttttAATCATCAAAGTTTTGATCAAGGTTATTAAGGGTACTGGTGCGCAGGATGTGCGTAGCGATGAGGATGATTAA
- the AVT7 gene encoding Avt7p (similar to Ashbya gossypii ADL205C), translating to MIPTATVYSSTVNLVKTIVGAGLLAIPYAFRADGVTVAIILLLFAAITSGFGLYLLSLSSKALLNPRQSSFFTLCSVTYPKLSFLFDFAMFIQCYGVGLSYLVLVGDLFSSLLGGRRNWWILGSTIIVVPLAHLRQLDSLKYSSLVGLLSITYLVLLVTGTFLQGVMFGNKYVEHRGDVSWLHIHSVGELVSTFSIIILAYTGSMNMFSVINELKDNSTANAKRVVYYSVGISTLIFLSVGLGGYLTFGNNVLTNVILNYDESAITTRIGTFSLGTMVILSFPLLFHPGRIAFNNMVHWLDITYALYIMRREQKLEEPVLADNESTRPICMSVDDEEDRLMLGIEGESYQSLPRGTQSQEELSEQMEHDSSAVPLDGSRFYIVTWILLLIMYVLALNVTSFALILALVGSTGSTSISFTLPGLFGYKLIGTESLIKGNSLNRKEIWCRLASLGLALYGILVTLISVFVIIYFGI from the coding sequence ATGATCCCAACTGCAACAGTATACTCTTCGACTGTTAATCTAGTAAAAACAATTGTTGGAGCGGGTCTCCTAGCCATCCCCTATGCATTCAGGGCGGATGGTGTCACAGTGGCTATTATTTTACTACTTTTTGCAGCTATTACATCGGGGTTTGGACTTTACTTATTATCACTCTCTTCTAAGGCTTTACTTAATCCAAGACAATCTAGTTTCTTCACGCTATGTTCTGTAACGTATCCAAAGCTAtcctttttatttgattttgccATGTTCATTCAATGCTACGGGGTGGGATTGTCATATCTAGTACTTGTTGGGGACCTATTTTCATCTCTGCTTGGTGGTCGTCGAAATTGGTGGATATTAGGAAGCACCATAATTGTTGTTCCGTTAGCACATTTGAGACAGTTGGACAGTTTAAAGTACAGTTCCTTGGTTGGTCTTCTTTCCATCACCTATTTGGTACTTTTGGTTACAGGAACGTTTTTACAAGGCGTCATGTTTGGAAACAAATATGTGGAGCATAGAGGGGATGTATCCTGGCTCCATATTCATAGTGTAGGAGAGCTTGTTAGCACATTCAGTATTATCATACTCGCGTACACGGGGTCGATGAACATGTTTAGTGTTATCaatgaattgaaagataatTCTACAGCCAACGCAAAAAGAGTGGTTTATTATTCCGTAGGCATTTCCAcgttgatatttttatctgTCGGACTTGGAGGCTATTTAACTTTTGGAAACAACGTTTTGACAAATGTCATTCTGAATTACGATGAGTCTGCAATAACTACAAGGATTGGTACGTTCTCATTAGGCACAATGGTTATTTTATCTTTCCCATTATTATTTCACCCAGGAAGAATTGCATTCAATAACATGGTGCACTGGCTCGATATAACGTATGCCCTGTACATAATGCGCCGTGAGCAGAAGCTTGAGGAGCCGGTTTTGGCGGACAACGAAAGTACGAGGCCCATTTGCATgtctgttgatgatgaggaagacAGGTTAATGCTTGGAATAGAAGGGGAGTCATATCAATCCTTACCAAGAGGTACGCAGTCCCAAGAAGAATTATCTGAGCAAATGGAACATGATTCGTCTGCTGTACCGCTCGATGGATCACGCTTTTATATTGTTACTTGGATTTTGCTCTTGATCATGTACGTGCTGGCGTTGAACGTCACATCATTTGCCCTAATCCTAGCATTGGTAGGCTCTACTGGATCAACATCGATTTCATTCACTTTACCTGGTTTGTTTGGATACAAACTAATTGGTACCGAATCGTTGATTAAAGGTAACTCATTGAACAGAAAAGAGATATGGTGCCGATTGGCCAGTTTAGGCTTGGCACTGTATGGGATACTAGTAACACTCATTTCAGTTTTTGTCATTATTTATTTCGGCATTTGA
- the SIW14 gene encoding putative tyrosine protein phosphatase SIW14 (similar to Ashbya gossypii ADL204W): MSDKKKIMEFLKEAINIEKEEESESIDNKRVTKNATMAKELEVKRDFQEQPSQRGNRKVSPTVVVNGEEDVDDAYDPHEHTAKSKEILSEPSIKLNEVIPPENFSHVVGEIYRSSFPRLENFQFLKERIKLKSILVLIPEEYPQENLDFMCGAEIQLFQVGMSGNKEPFVNIPSNLLTKALQIAINPANHPILIHCNRGKHRTGCLVGCIRKLQNWSLTMIFDEYRRFAFPKARALDQQFIEMYDDKELIQTASQNSWLPIKW; the protein is encoded by the coding sequence ATGAGCgataagaagaagataatggaatttttgaaggaagcgataaatatagaaaaggaagaagaatcAGAATCGATAGACAATAAAAGGGTTACGAAAAATGCTACTATGGCCAAAGAGCTAGAGGTCAAGAGAGATTTTCAGGAGCAACCTTCGCAGAGGGGAAATAGAAAGGTTTCACCTACAGTAGTTGTTAATGGAGAAGaggatgttgatgatgcGTATGATCCTCATGAGCATACGGCCAAGAGCAAAGAAATACTGTCGGAACCGTCGATAAAGTTAAATGAAGTAATACCGCCTGAGAATTTTAGTCATGTTGTTGGCGAAATCTACAGATCAAGCTTCCCTCGGCTAGAGAATTTTCAGTTTCTGAAGGAAAGGATCAAACTGAAAAGCATCTTAGTCTTGATCCCTGAAGAATACCCGCAAGAAAATCTAGACTTTATGTGCGGTGCTGAAATCCAGCTATTTCAAGTTGGGATGAGTGGCAACAAGGAACCATTTGTAAATATCCCCAGTAATTTGTTAACCAAAGCTCTACAAATTGCTATAAATCCTGCCAACCACCCCATCCTCATCCATTGTAATCGCGGCAAACATCGAACGGGCTGTCTAGTTGGATGTATCAGGAAGTTACAAAACTGGTCATTAACAATGATATTCGACGAGTACCGAAGGTTTGCTTTCCCCAAAGCCCGAGCCTTGGACCAGCAGTTTATTGAAATGTACGATGACAAGGAGCTCATCCAGACTGCGAGTCAGAACAGCTGGCTACCCATAAAGTGGTAG
- the AIM19 gene encoding Aim19p (similar to Ashbya gossypii ADL203C) translates to MLAYVQQVKELSYTPALAWLNSFLLFATPVLSPAVETPVSVAARNTGGVLSSLIRPKFIGPTAKTSVLFGAAQALGGWIIHDGDLESGSGFLAAWSSLYLLVGGRGSVSALRYGRVWPLLLAGTSGVSGLLYGQRFLSGRFS, encoded by the coding sequence ATGTTGGCTTATGTGCAGCAGGTTAAAGAATTGTCTTATACGCCAGCGCTGGCGTGGTTGAatagttttcttttattcGCCACGCCAGTGCTATCGCCAGCGGTGGAGACACCGGTGTCCGTTGCAGCGAGGAACACGGGGGGGGTTTTGTCTTCGCTTATAAGGCCCAAGTTTATTGGGCCGACTGCTAAGACTTCGGTTTTGTTTGGTGCAGCTCAGGCCCTGGGAGGGTGGATTATACATGATGGGGACTTGGAATCCGGGTCCGGTTTTTTAGCCGCATGGTCATCGTTGTACTTGCTAGTTGGAGGACGTGGATCGGTAAGCGCACTGAGATATGGACGGGTTTGGCCTCTTCTTCTGGCTGGCACGTCTGGTGTTAGCGGGTTGCTGTATGGTCAGAGGTTCTTGTCGGGTCGCTTTAGCTGA
- the HHT2 gene encoding histone H3 (similar to Ashbya gossypii ADL202C), with translation MARTKQTARKSTGGKAPRKQLASKAARKSAPSTGGVKKPHRYKPGTVALREIRRFQKSTELLIRKLPFQRLVREIAQDFKTDLRFQSSAIGALQESVEAYLVSLFEDTNLAAIHAKRVTIQKKDIKLARRLRGERS, from the coding sequence ATGGCGAGAACTAAGCAAACTGCAAGAAAGTCCACTGGTGGTAAGGCACCAAGAAAACAACTAGCTTCCAAGGCTGCTAGGAAGTCTGCACCATCTACTGGTGGTGTGAAGAAGCCACACAGATATAAGCCCGGTACTGTTGCTTTGAGAGAAATCAGAAGATTCCAAAAGTCCACGGAGTTGTTGATCAGGAAGTTGCCCTTCCAGAGGTTGGTTAGAGAGATTGCTCAGGATTTCAAGACCGATTTGAGGTTCCAGTCGTCTGCTATCGGTGCTTTGCAGGAGTCGGTTGAGGCATATTTGGTTTCTTTGTTCGAGGACACCAACTTGGCCGCTATCCACGCCAAGAGGGTTACTATccagaagaaggatattaAGTTGGCCAGAAGGTTGCGGGGTGAAAGGTCCTGA
- the HHF2 gene encoding histone H4 (similar to Ashbya gossypii ADL201W), protein MSGRGKGGKGLGKGGAKRHRKILRDNIQGITKPAIRRLARRGGVKRISGLIYEDVRSVLKSFLESVIRDAVTYTEHAKRKTVTSLDVVYALKRQGRTLYGFGG, encoded by the coding sequence ATGTCCGGCAGAGGTAAAGGAGGTAAAGGTTTGGGTAAAGGAGGTGCTAAGAGACACAGAAAGATTTTGAGAGATAATATCCAGGGTATTACCAAGCCAGCCATTAGAAGATTGGCCAGAAGAGGCGGTGTGAAGCGTATTTCTGGGTTGATCTATGAGGATGTCAGATCTGTTTTGAAGTCCTTTTTGGAGTCTGTGATCAGAGATGCTGTTACTTACACGGAGCATGCCAAGAGAAAGACTGTGACTTCTCTAGATGTTGTGTATGCTTTGAAGAGACAAGGTAGGACGTTGTATGGTTTCGGCGGTTGA